One Carassius auratus strain Wakin chromosome 16, ASM336829v1, whole genome shotgun sequence genomic window carries:
- the LOC113116848 gene encoding serine/threonine-protein kinase pim-3-like encodes MEIGLTLMANKSPRAPEIIRILDWEDNEDHFIMVMERPMPCMDLRNFLKLHGERLDEETARKVMQQVTEAANVCIKRGVFHRDIKMENLLLNQDTMEVKLIDFGCGVQIKRFGYEVFSGMCYELLC; translated from the coding sequence ATGGAAATTGGACTGACGCTAATGGCCAATAAAAGCCCCAGAGCTCCTGAGATCATAAGAATTCTGGACTGGGAGGACAACGAAGACCACTTCATTATGGTCATGGAGCGTCCCATGCCCTGCATGGATTTAAGAAATTTCTTAAAGCTCCACGGAGAGCGTCTCGATGAGGAGACAGCACGAAAGGTCATGCAGCAGGTCACCGAAGCCGCTAATGTTTGCATCAAGCGTGGTGTCTTTCATCGGGACATAAAAATGGAGAACCTGCTGTTAAACCAGGACACCATGGAGGTGAAACTCATTGACTTCGGGTGCGGTGTGCAAATAAAGAGATTTGGCTATGAAGTCTTCAGTGGTATGTGTTATGAACTGCTCTGTTAA
- the LOC113116849 gene encoding protein S100-A1-like: MLAIASSLHQHSSLLKEQKSNNLLTTRMSVLNSENASTLENAMQLMIQTFHKYSGNEGDKYTLSRQELKEMLSQELGNYLGSAQDKDAVDKVMGDLDSNNDGEVDFTEFVILVGALTVACNDFFLEYHEKDGKKVEKKE, from the exons ATGCTGGCCATCGCCTCCAGTCTTCACCAGCATTCATCTCTCCTCAAGGAACAGAAGAGCAACAACCTTCTAACAACAAG AATGTCTGTTCTAAACTCAGAGAATGCCTCCACTCTGGAGAACGCCATGCAGCTGATGATCCAGACGTTCCACAAGTACTCTGGAAATGAGGGCGACAAATACACCCTCAGCAGGCAGGAACTCAAAGAGATGCTATCGCAGGAGCTGGGCAACTACCTTGGG AGTGCACAGGATAAGGATGCAGTCGATAAAGTTATGGGAGACCTGGATTCAAACAACGACGGTGAGGTGGACTTCACAGAGTTTGTCATCCTCGTTGGTGCCCTCACTGTCGCCTGCAACGACTTCTTCCTTGAGTATCATGAAAAGGATGGAAAGAAGGTTGAAAAGAAAGAGTAG
- the LOC113116466 gene encoding protein S100-A1-like → MEGAIKTVVTQFLSSARGKESLGGKNFQKLVQSQLGNILSDTDSSSAVKDMMKGLDDNQDGKVGFQEYLMLVGYLANSLSEQKAQSSAAGGP, encoded by the exons ATGGAAGGTGCCATTAAAACAGTTGTTACGCAGTTCCTGTCCTCAGCACGGGGAAAAGAGAGCCTGGGTGGGAAGAACTTCCAAAAGTTAGTCCAGAGTCAGCTGGGAAACATCCTGAGT gacACTGACAGCTCTTCAGCAGTGAAGGACATGATGAAAGGCCTGGATGACAACCAGGACGGCAAGGTCGGCTTCCAGGAGTACCTGATGCTGGTGGGTTACCTGGCCAACTCACTAAGTGAGCAGAAAGCACAGAGCAGCGCAGCCGGTGGACCATAA